In one window of Gossypium arboreum isolate Shixiya-1 chromosome 4, ASM2569848v2, whole genome shotgun sequence DNA:
- the LOC108488162 gene encoding uncharacterized mitochondrial protein AtMg00860-like, with the protein MGPLPVQIQTLQRMRDTGFVACFYQLQMGSTTGQSEETSIEYLRHVVSKEGLAVDPSKVAAIQAWPTPTNVKELRGFLDLAGYYRWFIKTFATLAAPLTDFLQKGEKFEWITKAQEALELLKTKLCLTPMLALPDFSKEFVVETDASRVGIGAVLTQENRPWLITVRN; encoded by the exons ATGGGACCTCTTCCGGTGCAGATTCAAACTTTGCAGCGAATGAGGGATACTGGTTTTGTGGCTTGTTTCTACCAATTACAGATGGGGAGTACCACAGGACAGAGTGAAGAG ACATCGATTGAATATTTACGCCATGTAGTTTCTAAGGAGGGTTTAGCTGTGGACCCAAGTAAAGTGGCTGCGATACAAGCTTGGCCTACACCGACCAATGTGAAAGAGCTACGAGGATTCCTCGACCTCGCTGGGTACTATCGGTGGTTCATCAAAACTTTTGCAACCTTGGCTGCTCCTTTAACAGATTTTCTACAGAAAGGGGAAAAATTTGAATGGATTACCAAGGCACAAGAAGCTCTCGAGTTGCTTAAAACTAAGCTATGTTTGACTCCAATGTTGGCCTTGCCTGATTTTTCTAAGGAGTTCGTAGTGGAAACCGATGCCTCTAGAGTGGGGATAGGAGCAGTTTTGACACAAGAGAATCGACCTTGGCTTATTACAGTCAGAAATTGA